A DNA window from bacterium contains the following coding sequences:
- a CDS encoding four helix bundle protein has protein sequence MKSAPYEKLKFYQNICEIRRLVYKITKRFEKIHLRLVSQMRDAARSAKQNIREGYRKDTVGEFSHSIKISAGSLSELEGDIDDCFEDKLISKEEHTKLKNLFSITNYQIDRYLDSLYKLNKSGEWKSRFKK, from the coding sequence GCGCGCCCTATGAAAAATTAAAGTTCTATCAGAATATATGTGAAATACGCAGATTAGTTTACAAGATAACCAAAAGATTTGAAAAAATCCATTTAAGATTGGTAAGCCAAATGAGGGATGCTGCCAGAAGTGCTAAGCAGAATATACGTGAAGGATATAGAAAAGACACCGTTGGAGAATTTTCCCATTCCATAAAGATTAGCGCTGGTTCTTTAAGTGAACTTGAAGGTGATATTGATGATTGTTTTGAAGATAAACTCATTTCTAAAGAAGAACACACTAAATTGAAAAATTTATTCTCAATTACGAATTATCAAATTGATCGCTATTTAGATTCACTATACAAATTAAACAAAAGTGGCGAATGGAAGTCTCGTTTTAAAAAGTAA